The Oncorhynchus kisutch isolate 150728-3 linkage group LG14, Okis_V2, whole genome shotgun sequence genomic sequence AGAATGAGGGGACTcggaggtgaggaggggtgaagtAGAATGAGGGGACTcggaggtgaggaggggtgaagtAGAATGAGGGGACttggaggtgaggaggggtgaagtAGAATGAGGGGACTcggaggtgaggaggggtgaagtAGAATGAGGGGACTcggaggtgaggaggggtgaagtAGAATGAGGGGACTcggaggtgaggaggggtgaagtAGAATGAGGGGACttggaggtgaggaggggtgaagtAGAATGAGGGGACTcggaggtgaggaggggtgaagtAGAATGAGGGGACTcggaggtgaggaggggtgaagtAGAATGAGGGGACTcggaggtgaggaggggtgaagtAGAATGAGGGGACttggaggtgaggaggggtgaagtAGAATGAGGGGACTcggaggtgaggaggggtgaagtAGAATGAGGGGACTcggaggtgaggaggggtgaagtAGAATGAGGGGACTcggaggtgaggaggggtgaagaaGAATGAGGGGACTcggaggtgaggaggggtgaagtAGAATGAGGGGACTcggaggtgaggaggggtgaagtAGAATGAGGGGACTCGGAGGTGAGAAGGGGTGAAGTAGAACGAGGGGACTCGGAGGTGAGGTGGCCTGAGGAGGGGTGAAGTAGAATGAGGGGACTCGGAGGTGAGGAGGCCTGAGGAGGGGTGAAGTAGAACGAGGGGGCTCGGAGGTGAGGAGGCCTGAGGAGGGGTGAAGTAGAATGAGGGGACTCGGAGGTGAGGAGgcctgaggaggggtcaggataAGACGGGGTGAGAAGAGGTGGTAGAGGAAAAAAGCGGGTAAGAAGGAAAGATAAGAGGTGAGGTGAAGATGAAGGATGCAGGATGAGGATGGGTGGGGTGAGGATTGGCAAGGCGGGTAAGGCGGGTaagtggagggggagtgaggtgttaagacagacggacagacagaaacacagacgtAAACGTCTCTCTCAGTTTTTTCCTGATGAGCCTTTCCTTTGATAATCCCTTATGCCGTTTTTTTTACCCACAATCcaatctccatctttctctctctctctctctctctctctctctctctctctctctctctctctctctctctctctctcaatctttctctctctctctctctctcttcctctctctcaatctttctctctctctctctctctctcaatctttctctctctctctctctctctctctctctctctctctctctctctctctctctctctctctctctctctctcacacacacacacacacacacacacaaagctgtcTGTGGCCCATCTGTGTTAAGGCAATCTAGTTTATTAGAGATTGGAGGAATTTACAGTAACGAGCCGTTCCCCTGACAAATTAATCACTTTCAACCATTTGATGGTGTAAGTGAGAGATGGCCTCCAGAGGGGGAtaagttaagtgtgtgtgtgtgtgtgtgtgtgtgcgtgcgtgcgtgtgtgtgtgtgtgtggaagggctGTAGAACTAACACTGAGGAAGGAGACGCCACCAGTGAAACAAGCCATGTCTCTTCCTATCTATACACCTTATCAtctcatctctacctctctccgcaTGTCTCTTTCGTTTGGATCTCCCTCGGTCCTTCCTTTacacctctctatccctctgttaaATGCCATGCCtctatctgtctgtttgtctattGCTAAAGGTGTGTTTTCCAATAGTGTTTGTGTGTCATTGTGCATGCAAGCCTGCTGGCATGTCTATGTGTGTTAGTGTAAGCACAAAAGCACTAGTCTGTGAACCACTGCCATAAatgcatgtatatgtgtgtgtgtttattgatttattttacgtttatttaactaggcaagtcagttaagaacaaattctgttTGCTAACAACATTTTAActaagaacgacagatttttaccttgtctgggattcgatctagcaacctttcggttactagtccaacgctctaactactgtgtgtgtctgtgtgtgtccaaaTCTCTCTCAAACAGCTAGTGGTAAAATATCCTGGCGTGAGTGTCTGTGACATTTgtatttcctgtgtgtgtgtgtgtgtgtgtgtgtgtgtgtgtgtgtgtgtgtgtgtgtgtgtgtgtgtgtgtgtgtgtgtgtgtgagtgtgagtgtgtatgtgtgtgacatcCTCTTCTGTTTGAGTAGTGCTTGTCTGGGTCAATCCACTCAGCCCTCTCATGTGGAACATactcgacaaacacacacacacactcgacacACACTCGACACACACTCGACACAAACAACCTTTGATACTCAGTGAATCACTTCCATACACCTATTCAGTCAAACAGATAATTTACAGTAGGTGCACACAAACACTAACCTACAgctcttctctcctttccattGATCGATCGCTAAGCTGAGTACCCACTGGCTGACATGCTGACAGGTGCAAGGCCTTGTGGGATGTGTAGTTTAGTCCATGTCTGAGGACTTGCTATTTTCTCCTTCATCCTCATCACCACATTTAAACAAACACAAAGAAACAATACACACTGTATGCCagaatatatatactgtataccagtgtgtgtgtgtgtgtgtttttgtgtgtggttgtgtctgtgtgtgtttgtgcaagtGCACATCTTAATCTCTGGCAGGTCAGTGTGTTGAAACATTTCCTCTCTGGCAGGCCTGGGTCTCTGAGAGGGCTGGGAGAGAGTCAGAGATGCATACTGGGAATGTAGCGGATGTCAAAATAAATAGAGCAAGTAGTGAAGCcaataaagcagtgtgtgtgtgtgtgtgtgtgtgtgtgtgtgtgtgtgtgtgtgtgtgtgtgtgtgtgtgtgtatatgtgtgtatatgtgtgtatatgtgtgtatatgtgtgtgtgtatatgtgtgtatatgtgtgtatgtgtatgtgtgtgtgtgtgtatgtgtatgtgtgtgtgtgtgtatgtgtgtgtgtatgtctgtgtgtgtgtgtgtgtgtgtgtgtgtgtgtgtgtgtgtccacaaccCCGGTCTACCCTGTCACCAAccctcaaattaaatcaaatcaaatttcatttgtcacatgttTTGTAAATAACAAGTGTAGACTGacagtgaaatgtttattttACGGTTCCCCATCCAACAATTCAGAGTTGAAGATTTAAGAGAAAAAATAAAGATTCATATAGTGTCAGGAGGAATAAAAACacagtggagaacacacacacacacgcgcgcggcGGCTGTCTCTATGTGCCAGTAACGTGTTTGACTGTGATTGGCTTAGGGCCTGTGTGCGGCATGCCAATGGTCTCTAATAGGCTTGACCCAGACTATCTCAGGGAAATCCAATTGGCCTAAGActctgtgagcccccccccccccccccccccccccccacacacacacacaccccttaaaGGGCTAAACCACACAATAGCCAGGCCCAATGAACTACATGCAAAATATACAAGGCAAATTATATATCGTCGATCCCATACACCTGGGATGTATTTGGTGTAGAAAAACATTAAGAATGTTAAATATAGAAATGTAATGAATAGAGCTGACACGACTCCCTATTCTACATGACACACAATAATATTTGCTGTACGTtgtacatttctatctgaacgttctgTACTGTTCCTCCTGAACATACCCCAGACACAACATACACCTAGCATCATATACGGCAGGTTAAATATGCCAGGGGTGGTTGAGGAGGGCTAGGTAGCAAAGATGTTTGGCCACTGCTCTGTCTAAAGTGCTAGGCCCAGGGTATAGGGGCTGGTTCAtatgcttgcacacacacacacacacacacacacacacacacacacacacacacacacacacacacacacacacacacacacacacacacacacacacacacacacagagcacaagAGAGCTATGTTTTAACATGAAACAAAATGGTTTGCTTACacttaaaacaaacaaaaaattatACACAGAGTTCATGATGACTCCTTGGTTCCGTGACCAATCACAGACAACGTGTGACAACGACACGCCTATAAATGAGTTGACAAAGTCAGACACATGATAGAAACTCTTTCCCTCTAATTACTGGAACACTAGCGAGGAAGATCAGACCCATGGAAAGTACGGGATTTAAAACATATGTGCTCTTCTCGTCATTGTTCTTTTTTCAAATTGATTTTAGACCTCACGTACAATCCTGAATTAACAACCAGGCCtcacacaaacagaaacagaccGTACTAACCGAAACTAAAAAACTaactgaagacacacacacacacacaatatgaagCCCTATCCgtgtgtgagatgtgtgtgtgtctagcgcAGTGGGCTAACTGGTCACATCTGGCTGTAGTAAATCCAGCTAAAAGCCAGTGACTCATGATGCCTCTGATGATCTTCATACATCTACATTTATATGGTAATAGGAGTCTGCCAAGCATTTAACGCATTCCACTACATCTGAAGGGCAAGGCACTTCTATCACCCCATCCCAatcgccccacacacacacacgaccgcacgcacacacgcacacacagacacacattttagttcatatctgcagtgcctctTCACCTTTTACCACTATCTACCGTCTGTcttttatctctccctctttcactttcACCTCTTTCCCTTCATCTCTTCCTATTCACCATCTcgttctctgtgtctttctctctcgttctctccctcgtCTGTCTCTTCATTCAGTGTGGCAGGTTGAATAATTCAGGCATCCGGCTGGCCGCCCCAGAGTGTCCTGACCGGTGCAGCCAGGACCCCTGCGTGGCAGACggactctctacctccacctctctacaacaggcagacagatggccccgctctctcactctctctacctccatccccctctctacccctctctctaccttcatccccctctctacccctctctacctcttgtCTATCTCTTCCTCTTCTGCTTCTGTCTCAGTTCCACCTCGCCACACAAACACAATATCCCTTTTTCATTGCACCTCTTTCTATGTTCTCTCCTCTTTTTTCACTGTCATACAAACATTatttctttcttctctccctctttcttctctccctccctctttctctctccctctctctttctctctccctctctctttcctccgtcttcctctctcccctccctctttctctgtggtcACTAACATGCTCATTGAAGCAGTCAGACACAGCTGCAAAGGAAACAGACAACACCTAACCCTAGCCACATTctaaacacaaccacaaccactaaCCCTAGCCACATTTCAAACACAACCACAACCGCTAACCCTAGCCACAttccaaacacaaccacaacCGCTAACCCTAGCCACATTctaaacacaaccacaaccactaaCCCTAGCCACAttccaaacacaaccacaaccactaaCCCTAGCCACAttccaaacacaaccacaaccactaaCCCTAGCCACATTGTAAACACAACCACATTTCGAACACACCCACAGTCACTTTCTTACCACATTATAAGCACTTAAACGTCACATGAATTCTTGTAACAAAGCATATCATCACTGCTAAAACAAATGaaaccaaaacatttcaaacaaatgAAACCAAGACATTGTAAAAATCACAGTGATGAGTAAGCAATAAATGTCTATTTTAAATGCCCATTGCCACgggaaacaaaacaacacaacaacaaacaaccaCTAAACAGGAGCAAGCCCACTGCTACACAACAACTAGCAACCCATTAAAGTGTCAACACAACTTAGTGTTGCTTCTGTACTGCTTCTAACCTCATCACAGACCCAGGGAGCGTTCATGACGGGGCAATGTACTGAACGTAACAACAACATTCTACAACGTTGTTCCTTTCTGAACGCAGCCCAGACCCTTTATCACTGTAACCTAAACCCACAGAAGGATAACCGCTATGATTCTGAATATCACAGGTGGGTTAGAGCGCAAGTATAGTCGTGCCCCCTACTTTTAGAAAGGCCTGGAGGGATAAGTTGTGCAGTGGCAATACTGATAGTATTACAAACAAAGACATCACtctcgcacaaacacacacacacacacacacacacacacacacacacacacacacacacacacacacacacacacacacacatgcacaaacacacacacacacacacacacacacacacacacacacacacacacacacacacacacacacacacacacacacacaccacacacacacacacacacatgcacaaacacacacacacacacacacacacatgcacaaacacacacacacacacacacacacacacacacacacacacacacacacacacacacacacacacacacacacacacacacacacacgcaggtatGAAACAaacatatgtacagtacatacaggcctacatgacacacacacacccacatactcaaacacacaacacacaacacatgttATCTTAAAAAACAATAAGGCAaaacctcacggcacaacgcctctcccccatgtgacctattTGTTGTGTTTATGTCATGACATGTATGtggaactgatagatgcacacacacacacacacacactacctgttaatgtttttaaatgtgtatCAATGGtgaagtattttgtctgtaat encodes the following:
- the LOC116353447 gene encoding early nodulin-75-like, which translates into the protein MWPPHLRVPSFYFTPPQASSPPSPLVLLHPSSGLLTSESPHSTSPLLRPPHLRVPSFYFTPSHLRVPSFYFTPPHLRVPSFYFTPPHLRVPSFFFTPPHLRVPSFYFTPPHLRVPSFYFTPPHLRVPSFYFTPPHLQVPSFYFTPPHLRVPSFYFTPPHLRVPSFYFTPPHLRVPSFYFTPPHLQVPSFYFTPPHLRVPSFYFTPPHLRVPSFYFTPPHLRVPSFYFTPPHLQVPSFYFTPPHLRVPSFYFTPPHLRVPSFYFTPPHLRVPSFYFTPPHLRVPSFYFTPPHLRVPSFYFTPPHLRVPSFYFTPPHLQVPSFYFTPPHLRVPSFYFTPPHLRVPSFYFTPPHLQVPSFYFTPPHLQVPSFYFTPPHLRVPSFYFTPPHLRVPSFYFTPPHLRVPSFYFTPPHLRVPSFYFTPPHLLGKGWTLVFVTVL